TGGAATGTGTTTTAATCTCCCCAAATCTGTAACTCCCCAGCCAAGGAATGCAGACAGTCACCATTAGCAGGGCAAATTCAAACAGTCTTCCCATTATTCCCACTGTGCTGGAGGAAGCTGGTTCCTCCAGGCCTCCTgagcttttatttaaaataagaggaatgaacgaacaaacaaacaagagcaAAGACTCCACACAAATACACCCTGCCTCGGGGCTCACAAGAAAACAGTGTACACCAGACACTTTAGGAAGATAAGGGCTGAAGGAAGACAggacaaggaaaagagaaacagagattcATGAATAATCAAACTTAATCACAATGATGGACCTTTTGTACAGATTAAACAGTAAAAACCTTATAAAAACTGTTTGTTGCATTCTTAAGAGGTTGGATACATACATAAATGGACAAAAACCTTCCCAAGTTTCCATTCAGAGGGGCTCAAGCCTTGAGGGTGTTAATCCTGTATTGACTCTCTCTGGTCCCCGGGATATCATCCCCAAAATGAGAGCTGCTGTGGTTCTAGCAAAGTCACTAATACCACAGCCTGGGGCCACCCGAGATGACCTACCCAGCAGCACCCTTCATGCTTCATCCAGAAGACCCACAGGAATGGACACCATGGCTCCCAGGGACCATGGTGGAGCAGCGGTGGATGTGACGGAGCCACGGGAGAACACGGATCTAGGGGCCCAGCAGAGCACTTAGCGGAAGGTTCGGTTGTTGACACCTGGCCCTTGTTTGTGGCTTTGCAACTCCTCTCTATCTCGCCTGCACAGACACTGAAACTGGATCAGTCGGGGCTCCTGTTACCTGGTCTACGGCTGTGCTTCCTCACGCCCTCTAAACTGATGGAGGTACCAACAAACCTCCATTTGCTCATTTCAGGCAAGACAACGGGAGCATTTCCCACCAAATAATCTTGTCTTAGAAGACAAAAGCACAGAGAGGCTTCATAAAGCATAGAAACAGATGAGTTTTACAGAGTTTATGATTTTGAGCCACACGAAAGGAAACCAATTTGCAGGTTCCTTTGGTTGCCACAGATGAAGGAGTCATCTTATTCCTGTTTTCTTGTTTCAAACCTTTAGGGTATTTCTTTTCTTAGTCTGTCATTTAGAAATCTACTCCCCAGAGAAGTATCTTGATGGAGCCGTGGTGCAGATTATTCTAATTGTGGGTGTAAGGGGACGGCATTACACCCCTACATGCATGCCCTCAATGCCACCTACAGTCAGAATGGAGCCttgggaactatatccaatatcctgggataaaccataatgaaaaagaatataaacgcATATAAATATATCCGagacactttgctgtacagcagaaattaagcacaacattgtaaatcaactatacttcaataaagttaaaaaaaaaagaatggagccCTGGCCTTTATGAGTGATTCTGTCAGTAAGATGCTTGGTCCAGTGACAGGGCTGACCCATTAGACAAACAAGAGGAGCATCTCAGAGGAAGATTAACTGTGAGAAAGTGAGAAAGGTCCCAAAGGTATAATATTCTTAAGAATGGCCCTGGTTTCTCAACCCCAGACAGATTTTGAAAGTTTTGGATTTAAatgtggtggtgtgtgtgtggggtgggggggaggtgttAGTTTACTTGCTTATTAGTTTGTTTTTGTAAGGGAGAATTTTCCCCCCATTATCTCTTTTAGTTGAGAATGTTTTACTCCTCCGCAAAGTTTTAAGAGagcaaagtttttttaaataaatggtccTGAGGTCTTCCCAACGGtccttctgcttccttcccaCCATAAGGTAACCCCAACTGGGCCCCAAAGCCCAAAGAAACCTATTTGTCTTTCTTGGGAAAGGATTACTACTTACCTAATGAAAACTGACACCCCAGGGATAACCTATTTCTCTTAGCTCCTCCTTACTTATCCTATCATCTTATTACAAGAgatcaaaaataattaattcaaagATCTGATTTGGCCTTTTCTCTTCCCAGTACCTGATTTGGGGTTAGGTGACTAAAGACAGTGAAATGTCTTCCAGGCAGCTGTAGGAGCCAGGAGAAGCTATCAAGACAACAGGCCTGAACTATATCCATCAAATGGATAAGCACCTCCAGAACTGGAGGGAGAGACTTGCCTGCAGGGCAAATTCTCCCCATAGCTGTCTCCCTCCAGTTCCTATTTggttacattttctcattttcttatccTAGGGAGGCCCTGACAGCCTCCTCTTCTTAGCCATGCCTAACAAGCCAGGCAAAAGCTACCcatggtgggggagggacagaCAGTCATCTGGGATGTGGGGAGGTCATTGGGGTGAGTTTCTTCACAAAGACAATAGAGACCCATCCCAAGCATCACCGCCAGTGGTGGTCACCACCTTGCCTGGCTCACTGAAGACCCTCCAAGTCCTACTCTGAGGTTGGGACACCAGCCAAGGGCGGCAGCCCTTGAGCTCACAAGTGTGtaggatttggggaaaaaaatcagagaagggacttccctggcggtccagtggttaagactccgtgcttccaatgcatgGGACCAGGATCTTAGCtgctggtcgaggaactaagaacccacatgctatGAGGCATAGCCAAGAAATAAAccgtttttaaaattaaaaaagagaaagaagaagaaggtacacatttaaaaaaaaaaaaaatcagggaaaatGACATAGGGCTGGGGTAATGACGTTCCTGAACTAGTTAAGGGGTAAAATTGGCTGTTCGCTCTTACCCAATGGATGGGATGGGAGGACGCGTGGAAACAGTGGAAAAGGCCCCTGCTCCTTTGTGATAATGCCTGAAGCACTATGTAGGGAACCAGTGCTGTGAATCTGGCTACAGGCTTTTGTTTAATACAGGTAACAAGAGAAGAGAACGAAGACGACCCAAGTGAGGCCAGGGGACCACGTAGGCAGCAGCTGAATGCTTAGACGGATGGGTTCTTGATACCGAGTTGTGTTATAGGGGTGTGAGGCCAAGAAGTGCTGAAAATCCCTTTCTACCAGTGCTTACTTTTCCCAAACTCAGAAAGCTCTCCCCGCAGGCACCCAGCCCCGCATCTCATTCCAGCCTCTCATTCCATCCCCAGGAAAAGACTCCCCCGCAAGGCACCTAGCCCCGCATCTCAGCCCAACCGTCTTATTTCCCACAGGCACAGCACAACTTTCACAATTTCCCTCTAGGTGGAAAAAGTTACGCCTGCACCAACTTCTTAGCAAGACTCCACGGATGGCCAAAACCGTGAGGCTAAGAATGTTCTTAAGGTTTGTCTAAAGTAGGAACGTTGCTATGGACTAGACTCCTAAACCGAGGGACTTGGTTTCCTTAAAACTTTGGCTCTTTACAGGTTGATTCCCTCTGGAGAACTGGGAGACTCTTATAAATGAAGAAAGTCTAATGAACTCCATCAAAGCCCATTTTAAGTTACAACTGCTCTGGAGTTCCTAAAATAAGCCCTGGCTACCTTATAGTTCAGCTGTGGTACATGCAGAGGAGAAGTCAGTCTAGGTGTGAATGGTTATATTAAGAGGATTTTTTAAGGGAGTGAATACTTCCAGGACAAGTGTGGCGTGTGTATAAATATGCATGTGTGAGTTCTTGATAGAATAAGAATGGTCAATGGAAGCTCAACGGTAAACTTCTGGGTTTATTGTTATTCTCTTGGATGTGTGTTAAACATCTCTCGAAAGAAGATTTGAACGTAAAGCTGGATACATCATGGACAATATTGATGAACGATCCTGACATCTAGGTCTACACAGAAAGCTGTGCTCTGAAGGGACCAAAGTACCAGGAGATGGAGGAAGGTGAGCTCCTGGCAGCTCATGCAATGGGAAGTCTGACCCTGAGTAAACAGCAAATGCTGGCCCAGACACCAATCTCAACACCACCAACCTGTAAGATCCTGACTCTCTCACAGCACTCTGCACCAAGCACACCTATGAGAAGCCATGAATGAGAATGGAAGGTTTATGCGAAAACAAAGTTCTGTGAAATGAAACACTACCTGTTTATGTGCCAAGTGATTTTTAAATCCCTACCACATTCCCTGAATAAGGCTTGCGCTTTCTTCAGTGCCCAGAGGATGTATGTCTAAATCATGGAAAAGGAGCAGAGGGGGCCGCAGGAGAGGGTGGAAATCAGCCCGTTTAACTGTCCCTCGAAAGATGCCCTGGGAGAGGAAGCCACTTACCCGGATCATCATCTCTCTTTCTATAATGCTGTCCTCCAGGGAGAACATTTCAGACACAGGTCTCTCCTTCACAGGCTCCTTCTTGACCCGCTCCTTCACACTTGTCAGGTCGGGCTCTGagatggatggaccaagagaggACCCGTTGATGGCCATCTGGTCAGCCCGGGAGATACTGATGGCCTTGGCTGGCCCCTGCCTCAGGACCCTGGCCCTGGCGATGGCGGGAGGAAGGCACACCTGGTCTTGCCCCAGCGCCCCGTTGCTCACACTTTTCCTGGGTCCGGGGTACTCGGGTGGGGGCTTGTTTGGAATGCGGGCTAAGGCGGCCTGTAGCTGGGCGCTGTACTCCATCTTCTCGCGGAGCACGGGGATCTGGGGCACCGGATCCGgagcctcctcttcttcctcctcgcTCTCGCTGCTGTGGATCAGCATCGTGGCATCCGAGAAAGTCTTCCTGTGGTGATACTCGGGAAGCTGGGGGACCTCGTGGCTCCCCGGCACCTCCTCGGGTGGCCCCGGCTCTCGCAGAGTGTTGCGGCGGGCCATGGGGATGTTTAGCGACTTCAAGGTCATGGCTTCCATGCCCCGCACCATGCTGCTCATCACCTCCAGGCTGTGGCGCTTGTGCACCGTGCCGTGGTGCTTGGTGGCCGTGAGGGGCTCGCTCACCTCCTGGAGAGACTGATGCACCACCGGGGAGCTGTCCTCCTGGAAGGTCTTCACGGACAGCTGCACTTTGCGAGTCACCAAGTCGGGGCTACTGCCGCTGACGTACTTGTGGCGGTGGCTGGCGAGGTCCGGGGTGCTCGTGGCGGGGCGGGGCCGTGGGTAGGGGGGTGGTGGCCGGAAGAGATAGTTTTTGAGCATGTGGGCCGTGTTGTAGTTATAGGTGCCCTGGAGCTGCATGTTGGCCAACTCCGGGGTGCTCACCGTGTGTGAGATGGCGCTTGCCCCGGGCTTGCTTGGCACCGTGGTATTCTTCGGGTTGATCTGGTCCGATGGACTGACCAGTTTGTTACCGTAGCCCCCCTGGGGCCCATAAGGGACAGTGTAGGGGTGCCTCTCCCGCATCTCGGGCTGGCTGTACACCAGATCCTCTGGCTGGTTGTAGGCGTGGGTGTTGATGATGTTGAGGTTTCGCAGGGACTGGCTCTGGCTGTCCGTGTGCACGACCCCCCTCTTCATCTGCCGCATGACTGTCTCATAATCGGGGGTCGGCCGGTAGGATGGCACGATGATGGCGCTGTGCCGGTGGCTCGGGATGTAGTCAGCCCGCATGATGTCACTCCCAGGGATGCTGAGGTTGGAGGACACGGGAGAAGCCTGGATGAAGCTTTGGGAGCAACTGAGGGAGTTGACGCTGTGAATGCTACACACACTGCCATTGGTGACGGTGCCATTTATGTAACTTAAGTCCAGGCTGTTGTGCGAGTTGCAGTACAAGGCTTCTTCATTCCCATGGAAGATGCTGTCTGCAAGAAGTCACACAGAGGCACGTGAACGTCCACACCATCCTGCTTCAATCAAGTTCATCCTCACACTTACAGACGTCATAAAAAGGGAAATCCCGTGGTCTCCACCCACATATTCCATGGAAAAACTGGTAATTTCTTGGGCAAGATGCCAACATATGGAAGGAACATTTTAAAgcacactaaaaagaaaaagtgaatctAAACAAAGAAAGCTATGCACATACGGAACCGTTATCACCTGGGTTAAGTTCTCGATGTGGCCATGAGCTTTTAAATCAGGCACCAACAATGGCCCTCACGTTGGGAGACCTGTCCTCTTGTTCACGGCTCAGCGACAGAACTGGATGTTTGGGTCAGGAAGTCAAGAACTTTAATAGGGCAATAGATTTGAAATTATTGAGTCCTGGGAGCTGATCTTCCTGACCGCAGTGGGAAAACTCCCTGTATCTGAGGGACTGCCGCGCATCTGTCAAGGCACGAGGCCAATAACACAGTCAGGATGTCGGCATGCGTGGCTGCTTCATTCTGATGGGCAACCAACGGAGGGCACAATAAGAATCAGGAGGTTTGTTTAGCCACTGCCTAAAACCCGCCTCTACAGTTGGCTTCATCACTGAGGTCAGTTTCCCATGAAAATTAATCATACTTTAAAGAGGTACCTAAAGAGATAAAAAGCAGATTTCTAAAGTAAGGCCCATTCTGGGGGTCCAGTGTTCctttaacacacacatacacagacacccCTAGGCAGGCAACCTCTTGCCAACACACTTTTCTGTGGGCaaagtatattcattttttacaCTATAGGTTTAAGCATGAGCGGAGTAGAAGAAAGCAAAggcagaaaagattaaaaaacagaaaaggtgaCTGAAAACACTTGGCTGCCTGAAGAGGAGGGGTGGGAACATAGACCAGATGAGAGGATACAGGCGAGAAAAACTAGGAGAACGTGTTGCATTTATCCGCCTTAATGGGGTTTGGTGCCCTCCCATAGAAGCAGGGTAACTCTGCTAGTCTGCTTGTAAAAAGTTGTGTTTTATTAAATTACATCATCTTGATTATCTTAGTCTCCATGCTCCCATTTAGACAGTGCAGAAAGAGTCAAAGCAGCTAGCATATGATAACCCAGAAACAAATTATCCAATTACCATACTGTCAACATCCAATGTTTAATCCCATTCCTTTTTGGAGATACAGTTAGTGTAATGATTCCAGAGCCTGGCTCAAGAGTCAGGACACCAATCTTCATATCCAAGCTTCCCAGTACCCTTTCTGTACCCCAGTTTCTGTATCtgtcaaatggaaataataacagtacGTATCTCCTAggtttattttgaggattaaatgagacaatacagTGCAAGTGCTCAGAACAAGTGCTTAAGGAGAGGAATTGCTCTATAAATGCTCATTCTCAGAATAATTATTATTGGAATGGGTTTTTTTACACACTTTGCATGGGAGTGTTTAGGgataaaaagaggaataaaagtttaataagtGCACTGAGAAAGGGGCCAGTGGGAGAGATCGGAAAGGAGAGTTAAAATGAggggctgagggcttccctggtggcgcagttgttgagggtccgcctgccgatgcaggggacaagggttcgtgtcccggtccaggaagatcccacatgccgcggagcggctgggcccgtgggccatggccgctgagcctgtgctccacaacgggagaggccacaacagtgagaggcccgcataccgcaaaaaaaaaaaaaaaaagggggggctgagattttatgtgtatttctttcAATTATTCTGATGCCTGTGCTCTCTGTCACCTTGAAAACCTGCTTGACTGTTACAAGCTCTCTGACACTGACAAGGAGGGTGAAGAGTATTCTGTGGGGCTTAGCCGTCACTCTCCTCTCTGTCCCACTtacaagaaggaagaggagaaaggaactTGCTCACTGCCTTCCCCCAAGTCCCTCTGGAGTCAATTCGGGGGAGATTTTCCTCTCAGGAGTAAATGATATTCTATGCCTTTCACAAATCCAAGCTGTTGCCCGCTGCCATTCAGACAATGACAAAGTTAAAATGGAAGCATCACGgtcacccccccaaaaaaagtctCAGTACCCATCACCAGTTCTCAACTTTGCGTCTTAAGATGGGACAGCGGCCAGCCAGTTACCTTGAGAAGTGTGTGTTTCCGAGTAGTGTTCGCCACACTGGACATGCATGGGAGGCAAGATGTACGGTTGTTGCCGGGGCTGAAACAGAGAACACAGCACAGATGGGAGGCCTTGGCGCAAACGGCCGTAACACGCGCGAGCACACGATGGTCCCCATCGTTCACCACGCCTGCAGGGAGGCACGCTGCAGATGCTCTGCTCTCCACACTCAACCCAACCCTGCCCTAAGCATCCTCACCTCCGTCTCATCACCAAGCTTAGGACTGGAGAAACAAGAAGCGGGGAATGGGGAGGCTGGTTCAAGGAGAGAAAGAGGCTGTAATCAACATGAAGGCCCCTATTTATAACGTATTTTCTAACACACCTGCAAGGCTCCCAACgccttttttaaaggaataactcAGAAGATGTACTTTATTATGTTCCACCTAAAACATAATGAGAGTAAGGCAGAAGCCTGTTTCCTTCTATTCAAAATTGGGTCCCTCCTGAAGCTACAAGTTCGTACCCATCAGCACAGTTGTACCTATGACCCTAGTTCACAGTGCCACATCAGCCTCAAATAGGGACAGGGGAGTGTTAAGATGGGCCCACTTgcaaatttatataaaatctgaAATGTGATCCCTAACAATGAGCGTGCagttcccaggaccacttatggACCCTCCCATTGCAGAGGATCCAGTTCAACCATCTAGCCCTTCAGTGAGGACTCCTCGCCATAAGACTCTTAAAGATGGACATTGAGACTCAACCTGAATAACTCCGTGCTGCAGAGGAGGGTGAAACTTCTCGAGAAAACACCAAAATGCTTAGAGAGCTTCACTAACTGGGGAGCTGAGAAAGGAAATATGATGAATGGCTAATATGGTCTAGAGCACGTCATTTAACCTCAGTAGGTCTCAGCTTCCTGTCACTCAAATCAGTCTCCTCCCTCCAACATGATCCATTTTATTCCCATATTAGGGTTCCAGGTAAAAATGTGTTTGAAGGAAGagttttgatattaaaaaataaactttaagcttATAAACCACCAAACAGGATGATCTCTTATATttctatttgattattttaaaattaatcttataGATATTAGTTTAAATGTTACTGCTTTGGGACAGAGCTGAGatcaagtcaaaaaaaaaaaaaaaaaaaaccccacaaagccAGCAGGGGTCACACTTTCTCAGTATTCCTCAACAGAAGAAGAACACTCTACGCAGAGTCCGAGGCTGGGCAAATAACTCATCTACTATTTCCTTTGCTACAAATAATGTTTACGCATCAAAGGGGCAAATAAAGAAGGTAATGAAGACAAGAAatccaaaaattaaagagaatcaGGGTAGAGGAAGTAAAGAATTGAAATTAATCTAAGAAAGTAGTTCAGGGTATCAGCTCTTCTAAATATTCCCAAATCTCTCTTGGCTGGTTTTTGagtagcaatttaaaaatatttttcctctttttgataATACGTAATTCAACTCAATTTTTCCATGATTGGACAGCCAgtttttaggtttaaaaaaacaaaacagaacaaaacaaaacagtagggAGGGATTCATACAAGGGAACAGAAATATACAGCACGGCAAAGTTGGCTCACCTCTGCCTTCTCTcactcttatttaaaaaaaaaaaagaaaaatcctataCGTAGGTGACCGTTTATGAACTGGCATAAGTCTGTAAGCAATACAAGTGAGAAACAGTAATAGCTAATCCTCCAAACACCATTTCAGGATTATTTATTGtctctttatatatttcaatatattattGTTTCTTTCCAGATCTGCTAACacaaaaacaaattagatgccACAATACAGGAGCTAGAagggcaagagaaaaacaacaattaGAAGCCCTTGTTATCAGCCAGGAAGCCCAAAGGAGACGATGTTCTCTGGTTTTACTCTCACTCATCCCAAGGAGCTCTTGCTGAAATGGTTTAATCCTAAGgggcagaggaaagggagaagccaggaatcTGGCTTCCTGTAGATTATCTTCATCCAAACAAAACAGGAAAGCCTCTGTATCTTCTCTAGATAATTAGGATGAGATCAAATCACAAGATAGCCCTAAAACACTTTGCTTCCCCTGGTGTTTCATGGACACAAGTGAACATTTATGTCACTAGTAAAGACATGTGGACTctaaggaagggaaaaggaaaatcatATCAACAAAGGAGAAGAATAAGGAAACCAGTGCCATGAACAAATCTATTGATACTTCAGGGCAGAAGCCCAAAGCAGCCGTCTACACCTCCAAGGCAAAGACCTCTTGTGAGATGTTGCCCATTAACACAGAGATTAATCATATTCACATGGGTTTGCAGGAATTATCAATATTATGTGATATGATGACCAAACTCTAGAATTCTAAGAGTTCATGGCAAtgcattttccagaagaaaaagaaaaaattcctaaaaCAGTTCCTTTTAAAAGACAAGTGAAAGATGTGCTATAGGATATATACTGCGTacaaagaaaaattccattttattctcCCATGAACTCAAAGGAACTGTTCAACCTACACACATTTAAAGATCACATGTTTATTCTGATTTTGTGTAAAATAAATCGTAAtctgaaataaaagaattatGACGTAAAACAAGTagacattttaaaggaaactaaCTCTCCCACGTCTTGTTATGATATCCTCCTTAagtaattctcaaaataaaacacagtctAAGACAGAACACATGCAATGAAATGAGTTGTTTTCCCTTATTCACATGATTAGTagagcagttttttaaaaaaggctaatGGTA
The sequence above is drawn from the Tursiops truncatus isolate mTurTru1 chromosome 1, mTurTru1.mat.Y, whole genome shotgun sequence genome and encodes:
- the PTPN14 gene encoding tyrosine-protein phosphatase non-receptor type 14 isoform X3; amino-acid sequence: MPFGLKLRRTRRYNVLSKNCFVTRIRLLDSNVIECTLSVESTGQECLEAVAQRLELRETHYFGLWFLSKSQQARWVELEKPLKKHLDKFANEPLLFFGVMFYVPNVSWLQQEATRQSTLENLQVNTVFGTIQQKLEKNVDCKLFKKDMTFADQISSYQYYLQVKKDVLEGRLRCTLEQVIRLAGLAVQADFGDYNQFDSQDFLREYVLFPMDLALEEAVLEELTQKVAQEHKAHSGILPAEAELMYINEVERLDGFGQEIFPVKDNHGNSVHLGIFFMGIFVRNRIGRQAVIYRWNDMGNITHNKSTILVELISKEETALFHTDDIENAKYISRLFATRHKFYKQNKICTEQSNSPPPIRRQPTWSRSSLPRQQPYILPPMHVQCGEHYSETHTSQDSIFHGNEEALYCNSHNSLDLSYINGTVTNGSVCSIHSVNSLSCSQSFIQASPVSSNLSIPGSDIMRADYIPSHRHSAIIVPSYRPTPDYETVMRQMKRGVVHTDSQSQSLRNLNIINTHAYNQPEDLVYSQPEMRERHPYTVPYGPQGGYGNKLVSPSDQINPKNTTVPSKPGASAISHTVSTPELANMQLQGTYNYNTAHMLKNYLFRPPPPYPRPRPATSTPDLASHRHKYVSGSSPDLVTRKVQLSVKTFQEDSSPVVHQSLQEVSEPLTATKHHGTVHKRHSLEVMSSMVRGMEAMTLKSLNIPMARRNTLREPGPPEEVPGSHEVPQLPEYHHRKTFSDATMLIHSSESEEEEEEAPDPVPQIPVLREKMEYSAQLQAALARIPNKPPPEYPGPRKSVSNGALGQDQVCLPPAIARARVLRQGPAKAISISRADQMAINGSSLGPSISEPDLTSVKERVKKEPVKERPVSEMFSLEDSIIEREMMIRNLEKQKMAGLEAQKRPLMLAALNGLSVARGSGREESRVDATRVPMDERNPEEEARRGNGVHRI